The Brassica napus cultivar Da-Ae chromosome C7, Da-Ae, whole genome shotgun sequence genome has a segment encoding these proteins:
- the LOC106369530 gene encoding uncharacterized protein LOC106369530, with the protein MAPSFFCPLPTTTAKWLGELYTVHGLDRAVIGYLASTTESPEAVRDGYGGAYLTFFETCALLVRAREEGLLFGLEELRHLVLMKRNNQNSGTFLMSPRPGCHIIQGILYRDQNWREEFFVFKIDEASVGNFDFSRLPRNWAENIVHSGRSDMTDGLRGLIGALRRAAFSMPDGSGVASEIAGAFEDEAEHSQEEVGDSSTNPTPSDRLERHLARRSSFRTFRSASAGKAASRLPPISIPDSDDEGSPEARRPPVPLSPGLRDNSDAASRKRRHSSKAVMEEPSRSKRKSKGRRFALEGDGPSSVGQDDLVSLARRTRFVGCRSPSLASPEEEGAYAKVVIASSKVDFVGLYVFLL; encoded by the exons ATGGCTCCATCGTTTTTCTGTCCTCTTCCAACGACCACGGCTAAATGGCTCGGGGAGCTTTATACCGTTCACGGCCTCGATCGGGCCGTTATAGGTTATTTGGCTTCCACGACTGAATCTCCGGAAGCTGTTCGTGATGGATACGGTGGGGCGTATCTCACCTTCTTTGAGACCTGCG CACTCCTAGTCAGGGCTCGCGAAGAGGGTTTATTGTTCGGCCTTGAGGAGCTTCGTCATCTCGTTCTGATGAAACGAAACAACCAAAACTCTGGGACCTTTCTTATGTCTCCCCGTCCAGGATGTCACATCATACAGGGTATCCTGTATCGTGATCAGAATTGGCGAGAAGAATTCTTTGTCTTCAAGATCGACGAGGCGTCTGTGGGAAATTTTGATTTCTCGAGGCTTCCCCGCAATTGGGCTGAGAATATAG TTCATTCTGGGAGATCAGATATGACCGACGGGCTTCGGGGTTTAATCGGAGCTCTTCGGAGAG CTGCCTTCTCGATGCCAGATGGATCGGGTGTTGCCTCGGAGATTGCAGGCGCCTTCGAAGATGAAGCGGAGCACTCTCAGGAGGAGGTAGGGGATTCTTCTACCAATCCTACTCCTTCCGATAGGCTGGAGAGGCATCTTGCAAGGAGGTCGTCGTTTCGTACCTTTAGGTCGGCATCGGCGGGCAAAGCCGCTAGTAGGCTGCCTCCGATTTCAATTCCGGATTCGGACGATGAGGGTTCCCCCGAAGCTCGGAGACCTCCTGTCCCTTTGAGTCCTGGCTTGCGGGATAATTCTGATGCTGCGAGCCGTAAACGGCGTCACTCGTCGAAGGCCGTTATGGAGGAGCCGTCTCGTTCCAAGCGAAAATCAAAAGGTCGGAGGTTTGCTCTAGAGGGCGATGGTCCTTCATCCGTGGGCCAGGATGATCTTGTTTCGCTTGCTCGTCGTACGAGGTTCGTAGGTTGTCGTTCCCCGTCTCTTGCTTCTCCTGAAGAGGAGGGAGCTTATGCCAAAGTAGTCATCGCGAGCTCCAAGGTCGATTTCGTTGGGCTATATGTGTTTCTGTTATAG